A section of the Xiphias gladius isolate SHS-SW01 ecotype Sanya breed wild chromosome 8, ASM1685928v1, whole genome shotgun sequence genome encodes:
- the zgc:153031 gene encoding zgc:153031, with the protein MERVRDQGQRKPIRVIAAVCNNMGIGKDGTLPWNLPSEFQYFLNTVTRVSRPGKMNMMVWGKRCWFSNPETLFPMANVLHVVLSTTLNTVPDQAHFLCRDFDSAIRLAAEPPLADVMETIWIVGGTQVYKDALNHPWCDLVYLTDIMADFDCDVFFPEFDRGLFKVQERFPDVPSGIQEENCIKYKFQVFKREIGAM; encoded by the exons ATGGAAAGGGTTCGGGATCAAGGGCAGAGGAAACCAATTCGCGTCATAGCAGCAGTTTGCAACAACATGGGGATCGGGAAAGATGGAACCCTGCCCTGGAATTTACC GTCTGAATTCCAGTACTTTCTGAACACGGTCACGAGGGTGTCGAGACCAG GAAAGATGAACATGATGGTCTGGGGCAAACGGTGCTGGTTTTCCAACCCAGAAACATTGTTCCCAATGGCTAATGTTCTGCATGTGGTGTTGAGTACCACACTGAA CACAGTTCCAGATCAAGCTCACTTCTTGTGTAGAGACTTTGATAGTGCTATCCGATTGGCTGCCGAGCCCCCGCTTGCCGACGTAATGGAGACCATCTGGATTGTTGGTGGTACTCAGGTCTACAAG GACGCATTGAACCACCCTTGGTGTGACTTGGTTTACCTGACAGACATCATGGCTGACTTTGACTGCGACGTTTTCTTCCCTGAGTTTGACAGAGGGCTGTTTAAAGTACAAGAAAG ATTTCCTGATGTACCGAGTGGCATTCAAGAGGAGAACTGCATTAAGTACAAATTCCAAGTATTCAAGAGAGAGATCGGTGCCATGTAG